A stretch of the Desulfobacter sp. genome encodes the following:
- a CDS encoding IS256 family transposase has product MTEENTEFDFQKALKGIQEGKPFTGKGGVLTSLIKNLAEAALEGELESHLGQEVSANRRNGKSKKTIKSLDDKFELKTPRDRAGTFSPQIVKKHQTTLSDEIERKIIALYGLGMSYNDMASHLQEIYGLEISNATLSTITDKIIHTVKEWQARPLENVYPIVWLDAIHYKVRENGKVGSKAVYTILGVNIEGRKEVLGLYISENEGANFWLQVLTDLSNRGVKDILIACVDGLKGFPEAIETIFPDTEVQLCVVHQIRNSLKYVGSKNKKKFMADLKRVYKAVNKDLAEEELDILENKWNDKYPIVIKSWRNNWERLSHFFKYPEEIRRIIYTTNTIEAVHRQFRKLTKTKGSFPNQDSLLKLLYMGIQNASKKWTMPIQNWSLTISQLAIFFEGRLDKELGI; this is encoded by the coding sequence ATGACCGAAGAAAACACCGAATTTGATTTTCAAAAAGCCCTTAAAGGCATCCAGGAAGGTAAACCCTTCACAGGTAAGGGCGGCGTCCTTACATCATTAATCAAAAATCTTGCTGAAGCTGCTCTTGAAGGAGAGTTGGAGTCCCATCTCGGGCAGGAAGTTTCTGCCAACCGCCGTAATGGAAAAAGCAAAAAGACCATTAAATCCCTGGATGATAAATTTGAGCTAAAAACCCCGCGTGACAGGGCCGGAACCTTCTCTCCACAGATCGTCAAAAAACATCAGACAACGCTCAGCGATGAAATTGAAAGAAAGATAATAGCCCTTTACGGCCTGGGCATGAGTTATAATGATATGGCTTCCCATTTACAGGAAATCTATGGACTTGAGATTTCAAATGCCACTCTGAGCACCATTACCGATAAAATCATCCATACCGTCAAAGAATGGCAGGCCAGGCCGTTGGAAAATGTGTACCCAATCGTATGGCTTGATGCCATACATTATAAAGTACGAGAAAACGGAAAGGTCGGCAGCAAGGCCGTTTACACAATTCTTGGGGTGAATATCGAGGGCCGCAAAGAGGTTCTTGGGCTGTACATATCCGAGAATGAGGGTGCGAACTTCTGGCTGCAGGTGTTAACAGACCTTTCAAACCGAGGGGTAAAAGATATCCTGATTGCCTGTGTTGATGGTCTAAAAGGTTTTCCCGAGGCCATTGAGACCATATTCCCGGACACAGAAGTTCAACTCTGCGTAGTCCACCAGATCCGAAATTCATTGAAATACGTTGGTTCCAAAAATAAAAAGAAATTTATGGCAGATCTAAAACGTGTTTATAAAGCGGTCAATAAGGATCTGGCCGAAGAAGAACTGGATATCTTGGAAAATAAATGGAATGACAAATACCCGATTGTGATAAAATCCTGGCGGAACAACTGGGAACGCCTCAGTCATTTCTTTAAATATCCAGAAGAGATTCGACGGATAATATACACCACAAATACCATTGAGGCTGTGCATCGACAGTTTCGAAAACTGACCAAAACAAAGGGATCATTCCCGAACCAGGACAGCCTGTTAAAGCTGCTTTACATGGGGATCCAGAACGCCAGTAAAAAATGGACAATGCCGATTCAAAATTGGTCACTGACAATTTCCCAGTTGGCAATTTTCTTTGAAGGCCGGCTGGATAAAGAGCTGGGAATTTGA